The DNA segment GATCCTGTTCCATTCGACCACGCGCGCGATCAATGCCGTGGTCACGGGAAACGCCGCGTGCACGGCGCTGCTGGTGAGCGAGGGGCATCCCGACATCTTGCTGATCCGCGAGGGCGGGCGCACCGACCCGTTCAACTACCGGATCCCCTATCCCGCTCCCTATATCCCGCGCGCTCTGACATTCGAGGTGCCCGGCCGGATCTGGGCGGACGGGCGCATCCATGCCGCGCTGGACGAGGCGGCGGTGATCGCCACGCTCGCCGGGCTCAGGGACAGGAAGGTCGAGGCGGTCGCGGTCTCGCTGATCTGGTCGATCGTCAATCCGGTCCACGAGGAGCGGGTGGGGGAACTGCTGGAAGCGCACCTTCCCGGCGTGCCCTACACGCTGTCGCACCGGCTGAACCCGACCGTACGGGAATATCGCCGGACCTCGTCCTGTGCCATCGACGCCTCGCTGAAGCCGATCATGAGCGACTATCTGCGCACGCTCAAGGCGCGGCTGGAGGAGCGCGGGCTCTCCGGGCAGATCTTCGCCGTCACCTCCCAGGGCGGGCTGGTGGACGTGTCCGACCTGGCGGAGCGGCCCATTCTCGCACTGAATTCCGGGCCGGCCATGGCGCCGGTCGCCGGACGGCACTTCGCCGAGATCGAGGGCGCGCGCACCGCGATCGTCACCGATGCGGGCGGCACCACCTATGACGTCTCGCTCGTGCGTGACGGCACGCTGCCGTGGACGCGGGAGACGTGGCTGGGGCCAATCTACCAGGGCAACCTCACCGGATTTCCGTCCGTCGACGTGAAGAGCGTCGGCGCCGGCGGGGGCAGCATCGCCCGTGTCGACGCGGCGGGACTGCTGCATGTCGGCCCCGAGAGCGCGGGCTCGACGCCGGGTCCAGTGTGCTACGGGCGCGGGGGCACCCGGCCAACGGTGACGGATGCCGCCGTGGTGCTGGGCTATATCGACCCCGCCTTCTTCCTTGGCGGGCAGATGAGCCTTGGCCGGGACGCCGCGCGGGCGGCGATCGAGACGGAGGTGGCCGGGCCGCTGGGCATCGGCGTGGAGGAGGCGGCGCTGTCGATGCTCGACCTCGCCACCGAGAGCATGGTGCACGCGATCGAGGACATCACCGTCAAGCAGGGCATCGATCCCGAGGAGACGGTGATGATCGGCGGCGGCGGCGCGGCGGGCATCAACGCGGTGCTGATCGCGCGGCGGCTGCGCTGCGACACGGTGATCTTTCCCGATGTCGGCGCGGCGCTGAGCGCGGCGGGGGCGATGATGTCCGAACTGACCACCGAATTCGCCCGCACCGCCTTCATGAAGACCACGGCCTTCGACCGCGACAAGGCCAATGCACTGATCGCGGAGCTGACCGCGCAGGCGAAGGGCTTCTTCGCCAAGGCCGGACCGCACGCCCGCGACAAGCGGATCGACCTCTCCATAGAGGCGCGCTACCCGAGCCAGGTGTGGGAGATCGACGTGCCGCTGCGCGGGGCCTCGTTCGACGGCGAGGAGGACGTGGCGGGCCTTATCGCCGATTTCCATGCCCGCCATACCGAGCTGTTCTCGTTCCGCGACGATGGCGACGCGATCGAGGTGATGAGCTGGCGCGCGCTGGCACGCTGCCGTCTCTCGGATGCCACCTCGATCCGGCTGGCGCAGGAGCAGGCGGCGCAGGATTCCAGCCGCCGCCCGATGTATTTCCGCGAGACCGGGCTTATCGATGCCCCGGCCTACCGGCTGGAGCACATGGCGGAGGGCGAGGAGATCGCGGGCCCCGCCGTGGTCGACAGCAACTTCACCACCATCGTCGTGAACCCCGGAGCGAGGGCGGTGCGCCGGCCCGGCGGTCACCTCGTCGTGCGCAGCGCAGCTTGAGGAGAGCGGCAGATGAACGTGCAGGCCCCGCCCTCGACCGCCCCGCTCGCCAGCGGCGTCAAGCTCGCCATCATGCAGAAGCGCTTCGACGGCGTGACGCGCAAGATGGCCAACACGCTGCTGCGCACCGCGCGCTCCGGCGTCATCAACACGGCGCGGGATTTCTCCTGCGCGCTGGTGACAGCCGATTGCGAGCTTCTCACCGCCGCCGACAGCTACCCGATCCATGTCATCGGCGGGGCCGACCTGATGGCGCGGGCGATGCTGGACATCCACCCCGACCTGAAGCGCGGCGACGCGTTCCTGCACAACTCGCCCTATCACGGCAACTCGCACGCCGCCGACCACACCATTCTCGTGCCGGTGTTCGACGACAATGACGTGCACCGCTTCACCGTGGTGTCCAAGGCGCATCAGGCGGACTGCGGCAACTCGTTGCCCACCACCTACATGGGCAATGCGCGCGACGTGTACGAGGAAGGCGCGCTGATCTTTCCGGCGGTGAAGGTGCAGTCCGACTACGTCGACAACCGCGACATCATCAACATGTGCATGATGCGCATTCGGGTGCCGGAGCAGTGGCGCGGCGACTATCTCGCCATGCTCGGCGCGGCGCGTATCGGCGAGCGCGAGATCATGCGCATGGGCCGGGAGCTGGGCTGGGAAGCGCTGAGCGACCACGCCACGCAGTGGTTCGACATGACCGAGCGGCGGATGGTGGAGATCATCTCGACCATCGCCTCCGGTTCGGCGCGGGGCACCTGCACCCACGACCCGCTTCCGGGCACACCCGCCGGCGGTATTCCCGCCAATGCCGATGTCACGGTGGATGCCGAGAACGGGCGTATCACGGTCGACCTCACCGACAATATCGATTGCCTGCCGGTGGGGGTGAATCTCAGCGAGGCGTGCGCGCGCACGGCGGCGCTGGTGGGGGTGCTGAACAGCCTTCCGCAGCCGGTGACGCCCAATGCGGGCAGCCTGCGCCGTATCGAGGTGCGGCTGCGCGAGAATTGCTGCGTGGGCATTCCCCGTCATCCGCATTCGACATCGGTCGCCACCACCAATCTGGGCGACCGGGTCTCCAACGCCGTGCAACTCGCCATGGCGGCGATCGACCCCAAGGTCGGCATGGCTGAAGGCGGCGCGGCGCTGCCACCGGCGGCGGGCGTGATCTCCGGCCATGATCCGCGCAACGGCCATGCCTTCGTCAACGAGGTGATCCTGGCGGCCGGCGGCGGACCGGGCACGCCGGTGGAAGATGGCTGGCTGTCGCTGTTCTGCATGGGCAATGCGGGCATGCCGTTCTACGACAGTGTCGAGATCGACGAGATGCTGCATCCGATGATGATCGAGACCCGCAAGATATTGACCGACAGCGAGGGCGCGGGCGCCCATCGCGGCGCGCCGGGCATCGTCACCGTGTTTCGGCCGATCGACTGCGACTTCGAACTCGGCTTCTGCTCCGACGGCACGGTGAACCCCTCGCTCGGCACGCAGGGCGGCGGCAATGCCCGGCCGGCGCGGCAGTATCTCGAATCCGACAGCGGCGAGATCACCGAGATGACCACCTCCGAGCATGTGCATGTGCGGGCGGACCAGCGCGTGGTGTCGATGACCAATGGCGGCGGCGGCCATGGCGACCCGGCCGTGCGCGATCCCCGGCGGGTGGCGCGCGATGTGGAAGAGGGCTGGGTCAGCCCTGAGCGCGCCCGCGCGGTCTACCGTGTGGCGCTGACGCCCGAGGGCGCGGTGGACGAGGCCGCGACCGCGGCTCTGAGGGTGGCGTAGCTATGGAGCGCGGGACGTTTCAGGACGCGCTGAATGAGGGCGCGGCGGGCGATGGCGACTGGCTGGTCGCGGCGACCCGGCGTCTGGTGGCCTGCCCGAGCGGCACGCCGCCCGGCGACACGCGCGCCATGGCGGATGAGATCGCGGCGCTGATCGCCGAGGTGCCGGGGATCGAGATCGAGCGCTATCCGGGCGCGGAACACGTGATGAACCTGGTGCTGCGCCTGAAGGGCGGCAGGCCGGGCCCCCGGCTGGTCTTCAACGGCCACATGGACACGTTTCCGCTCGGCAATCGGGCCGAATGGACCGCCGATCCGGCGGGCGAGGCGCGCGAGGGCAAGCTGTACGGGCTTGGCGTTTCCGACATGAAGGGCGGCCTCGCGGCCATTCTCTTCGCCCTGCGCTGTCTCGCGCCGATCCGTGAGCAACTTGCCGGGGAGGTCGTCGCGACCTTCGCCGGCGACGAGGAAACCATGGGTGTGCTGGGTTCCCGGCTGCTGCTGGACACCGTGCCTCATGCGCGCGGGGACGCGATGATCAGCGCCGACGCCGGCTCCCCGAGGGTGCTGCGCTTCGGCGAGAAGGGCATGATCTGGCTGAACCTTTCCGCCACCGGGCGCGCCGCCCATGCCGCCCATGTGCACAAGGGCGAAAGCGCGCTGGAGAAGCTGATCGACGCCATCGTGGCGCTGCGCGCGCTTCGAGAGCTGCCGGTCGCCGCGCCGCCCGAGGTGCTGGCCGCGATCGAGGCGGCGGGGCCGGTGTCGGAAGCGCTGTCGGGTGCGGGCGAGAGCGAGGTGCTGCGCAAGGTGACGATCACGTTCGGCACAATGAGGGGCGGGCGGCTGTCCAACCTGATCGCCGACCACGCCGAGGCCAGCGCCGATGTGCGCCTTCCTGTCGGCATCAGCGTGGCGCAGGTGGAGGCCGAGATCGTGCGCATCGCGGCCCTGCATGGGGTCGCGGTCGAGATTACCCGCCGCTACGAGCCGAGCTGGACCGATCCGGACCATCCGGTGATCCGCCTTCTGGCGCAGAACTGCCGCAAGGTTCTGGACATCGAACCGGTGGTGAACATGCGTGTCGGCGCCTCCGATGCGCGCCACTACCGCGCGGCGGGCGTGCCAACCGTGGTGTGTGGCCTGACGCCGGTGAACATGGGCGCCGCCGACGAGCACGTCGCCCTCGATGAGCTGATCGCGCTCGGGCGCATCTATGCGCTGACCGCCTTCGACTATCTGGTGGAGCGGGTATGACAAGCGATCTGGCGGGGAAGACGGTGCTGATCACGGGCGCGGGCTCGGGGATCGGGCAGGCGCATGCGGTGCATTTCGCGGGGCTCGGCTGCCGCGTCGTCGTGCATGACATCACACTCGCGGCGCTCGCGGCGACGCTGAAACGGGTGCCGCGGGCGCAGCCGCTGGCCTGCGACGTGATGGAGGCGAAGCGCTTCGAGGAAGCCGTGCACGCGCTGGACGCGGCGCAGGGGATCGACGTGCTGATCAACAATGTCGGCATTGCCGGCGATGGTGCCCTCGACTCGGTGTCGTACGGCTTCATCGAGGACGTGTTCCAGGTGAATGTCTGGGGCACTATCGCGGCCATGCGGGGCGTGATCGGCGGCATGAAGGCCCGGCGCGCGGGGCGGATCGTCAACACCTCGTCGAACTGGGGCGTGTTCGGCCACGCCAATTCATCGATCTACGCCGCGTCCAAGGCCGCGATCCTCGGTCTTACCAAGTCCTGGGCGCTGGAATTCGCGCCGTGGGGCATCACGGTCAACGCGATCGCGCCGGGCGGCATCGAGACCGCGCTGCTGGAGACCAGCCCCGAGCGGCTGGCCGGCATTCCGCTTGCCCGCCATGGGCGCACCGAGGAGGTGGCAGGGCTGGCCGCCTTTCTCGCGTCCGATGCCGCCGCCTACATGACCGGGACCGTGCTCCACCTCAATGGCGGCGAGAACCTGACCGGCTAGACCGCGCCGACCCGTCGGCTCCGGATCGGCGTTGCGAGTCCGCACGGCGGGGACTCACGCAACGGGGAGGGCGCTCAATCGGGTCTTGCCCTCAGGTGAGGGCTTTGGCTTAGTCCTGTGAGCGGCGGCAGGCTGCGGCCTCGGGCCGGCGTGCGGCCGGAGGTTCAGCACAGGATACAGACACGACATGGCCGTCGACGCCGCTCACGCCACGGAGGCCGTTTCCCACGGCTTCGATCTCGTGCCCATCGTGGTCATGCTTGGCGCCGCCGTGGCCGCGGTGCCGCTGTTCAAGCGGCTGGGGCTGGGCTCCGTGCTCGGCTACCTCGCCGCCGGGCTTGCCATCGGGCCGTTCGGGCTGGGGCTGTTCACCGATCCACAGGCGATCATCCATGTCGCCGAACTCGGCGTGGTGATGTTCCTGTTCGTGATCGGGCTGGAAATGCAGCCCTCGCGGCTGTGGTCGATGCGCGGGGAGATCTTCGGGCTGGGCCTCGCCCAGGTCGTCGCCTGCATCGGGCTGCTCACCTGCGTCGGCCTCGCGCTCGGCTATCCGACCGCGGAGAGTTTCGTCGCCGGCACCGGATTCGTGCTGACCTCGACCGCCATCGTGATGCAGATGCTGGAAGAGCGGCGGGCGATGACGCTGCCGAAGGGACGGCGCATCGTTGCCATCCTGCTGCTGGAAGACCTCGCGATCGTGCCGCTGCTGGCGCTCGTCGTCTTCCTGGCGCCGGGCGGGGAGGACGCCACGCTCGCCGACCGGCTGACCAGCATCGCCATCGGGCTGGCTTCGATCGCGGCGCTGGTGGTCGCTGGCCGCTATTTGCTTGATCCGATGTTCCGCATCCTCGGCAAGGCGCGTGCGCGCGAGGTGATGACGGCGGCGGCGCTGTTCGTCGTGCTCGGGGCGGCGCTGGCCATGCAGCTCGGCGGGCTGTCCATGGCGATGGGCGCGTTCCTGGCCGGCGTGCTGCTGTCGGAATCCTCGTTCCGGCACCAGCTGGAAGCGGATATCGAGCCGTTTCGCGGCATCCTGCTCGGGCTGTTCTTCCTCGGTGTCGGCATGGCGCTCGACCTTCACGTCATCGTCGCCAACTGGCACCTGATCGCGCTCGCCGTGGTGTCCTACATGGTGCTGAAAATGCTCGGCATCTATGCCATTGCCCGGTTGTTCCGGGTCAGCAACCGCGAGGGAATCGAGCGCGCGGTCCTGATGGCGCAGGGCGGGGAATTCGCCTTCGTGCTCTACGCGGCGGCAACGGTGGTCGGCATCATCGATGCCGAGGCCAATGCGATTCTCACCGCCACCATCATCGTCTCGATGGCTCTGACGCCGATCCTGATCATTCTCCACGACCGGCTGATGCCGAAGGCGCAGCCTTCGATGGACGGGATCGACGAGGTCGACAGCCTCTCCGCCAGCGTGCTGCTGGTCGGGTTTGGACGGTTCGGGCAGATCGTCAGCCAGCCATTGCTGGCCCATAGCTGCTCGATCTCGATCATCGAATCCGATCCCGACATGATCCGCGAGGCGCGCGACTTCGGCTTCAAGGTCTATTACGGCGACGGAACGCGGCTCGACATCCTCCACGCCGCCGGTGCGTCAGAGGCGCAGCTGATCGTGGTGGCGGCGAACGACCCCGAGTCGGTGGTGAAGACCGTCGAGCTGATCAAGGCCGAATTCCCGCTCGTGCCGGTGCTGGCGCGGGCCCGGGACCGCGAGCATGCGGTGGAACTCGTCCATGCCGGGGTCGACTGGCAGATCCGCGAGACCTTCGAATCCGCGCTGGCGCTGGGCGAGCAGGCGCTGAAACTCATGGATGTGGAGGATGAGGAGCGCGCGCGGGTGATCGAGGAGATCCGCCGTAACGACGGCGCGCGCTTCGCCGAGGAACTGACCGGCGGCATCTATGCCGGGCGCAACTTCATCCATGGCAATGCGCCTTACACCGGCAAGCCGATTCCGCCGAAGGGCGCATCGTGAAGCGCGTGCCCGAGGTCGTCACCTTCTGGCACGCCGCCGGGGAGGAGCGCTGGTTCGCAAAGGACGAGGCGTTCGACCGGGAGTGCGAGGAGCGGTTTCTCACGCTCCACATGGCAGCCGCGGCGCGCCGTCACGATGACTGGATGGCGACGGCGGAAGGGGCGCTGGCGCTGCTGATCCTGACCGACCAGCTCCCGCGCAATGTGTTTCGCGGCACCGGCCACATGTATGCGACCGACCCGCTGGCGCGGTTCTATGCACGCGCGGCGCTGGAGGCGGGGTTCATGGAGCATGTCGCGCCCGAGCTCAGGCTGTTCTTCAGCCTGCCATTCGCCCATTCCGAGGATCTGGCGGATCAGGAGATCTCGGTCGCGCTGTCCCGCCAGCTGGGCGGGGACGCGCTGGAGCACAGCCTGGGACACCGCGACATCATCGCCCGCTTCGGCCGCTTCCCCCATCGCAACCCGCTCCTGGGGCGCGAGACCACGGAAGAGGAAGCCGCCTTCCTCCGCGCCGGGGGATTTGCCGGCTAGAACCAAGGATCCGGCATCGGTGACCGGAAACCCGCCACGGCAGGAAGCGCGTGGCGATTGATACGTATCGGTGTTGATGTCATTAATAGTGACATGAATGCAGAGTCAGTGACAAAATATAACAGCCCGCTGCGGGCCGATCAGACGCTGGCCACGCGCGAGCGCATTCTGGCCAGCGTGCGCGTGATCTTCGAGCAGGACCCGGACAGCGCGCTCAGCTTTGATCGGCTGGCCGAGGTTTCCGGCGTGAACCGGCGGACGATCTTCCGGCACTTTCCGACCAAGGAAGACCTGCTCGACGCGTTCTGGAACAGCGCCAATGCCTCGCTGGGGGTCCGGTTCTGGCCGGAGAGCGAGGCCGATCTCGTCGATCTGCCGCCCCGGCTGTTCGCATCGCTCGACGGCATCGAAGGCGTGGTCCGCGCGTCCCACAGCAGCGCCGCGGGACGGGACATGCGGCTGCGGGCGAATGCTGAGCGACAGGCGGCGTTCAGAAAGAGCCTGTCCGCTCTTACCGCCGGGCTGCCGCCCGAACGGGCACGGCAGCTGGAGGCGAGCGTGCAGCTGCTGTTCAGCGCCACCGCCTGGCAGACGATGAAGGACTACTGGGGCCTTTCGGGCAAGGACGCCGGCGAGGCGGCTGCATGGGCGATCCGCGCCTTGCTCACCGCGGCCCGAGCGGAAACCGGGAACACAAGGGAACCATGAAATGAACGCCAACGCTTCCGCCACCGTCCATCCGGCGGCGGCCGCCAGCCGCTTCTGGGTGCTGGGCGATCAGCTCTCCATCCGCGGCAATCTGGAAGGCACGACGCTCAACGTCGTTGATGTCGTGGTGCCGCC comes from the Ancylobacter pratisalsi genome and includes:
- a CDS encoding hydantoinase/oxoprolinase family protein, with the protein product MSIDVGGTFTDLMVDAPGKAATMFKSPTTYPDPIGGILGAIELAAQAHGVTVAELLGATEILFHSTTRAINAVVTGNAACTALLVSEGHPDILLIREGGRTDPFNYRIPYPAPYIPRALTFEVPGRIWADGRIHAALDEAAVIATLAGLRDRKVEAVAVSLIWSIVNPVHEERVGELLEAHLPGVPYTLSHRLNPTVREYRRTSSCAIDASLKPIMSDYLRTLKARLEERGLSGQIFAVTSQGGLVDVSDLAERPILALNSGPAMAPVAGRHFAEIEGARTAIVTDAGGTTYDVSLVRDGTLPWTRETWLGPIYQGNLTGFPSVDVKSVGAGGGSIARVDAAGLLHVGPESAGSTPGPVCYGRGGTRPTVTDAAVVLGYIDPAFFLGGQMSLGRDAARAAIETEVAGPLGIGVEEAALSMLDLATESMVHAIEDITVKQGIDPEETVMIGGGGAAGINAVLIARRLRCDTVIFPDVGAALSAAGAMMSELTTEFARTAFMKTTAFDRDKANALIAELTAQAKGFFAKAGPHARDKRIDLSIEARYPSQVWEIDVPLRGASFDGEEDVAGLIADFHARHTELFSFRDDGDAIEVMSWRALARCRLSDATSIRLAQEQAAQDSSRRPMYFRETGLIDAPAYRLEHMAEGEEIAGPAVVDSNFTTIVVNPGARAVRRPGGHLVVRSAA
- a CDS encoding hydantoinase B/oxoprolinase family protein, coding for MNVQAPPSTAPLASGVKLAIMQKRFDGVTRKMANTLLRTARSGVINTARDFSCALVTADCELLTAADSYPIHVIGGADLMARAMLDIHPDLKRGDAFLHNSPYHGNSHAADHTILVPVFDDNDVHRFTVVSKAHQADCGNSLPTTYMGNARDVYEEGALIFPAVKVQSDYVDNRDIINMCMMRIRVPEQWRGDYLAMLGAARIGEREIMRMGRELGWEALSDHATQWFDMTERRMVEIISTIASGSARGTCTHDPLPGTPAGGIPANADVTVDAENGRITVDLTDNIDCLPVGVNLSEACARTAALVGVLNSLPQPVTPNAGSLRRIEVRLRENCCVGIPRHPHSTSVATTNLGDRVSNAVQLAMAAIDPKVGMAEGGAALPPAAGVISGHDPRNGHAFVNEVILAAGGGPGTPVEDGWLSLFCMGNAGMPFYDSVEIDEMLHPMMIETRKILTDSEGAGAHRGAPGIVTVFRPIDCDFELGFCSDGTVNPSLGTQGGGNARPARQYLESDSGEITEMTTSEHVHVRADQRVVSMTNGGGGHGDPAVRDPRRVARDVEEGWVSPERARAVYRVALTPEGAVDEAATAALRVA
- a CDS encoding M20/M25/M40 family metallo-hydrolase, producing MERGTFQDALNEGAAGDGDWLVAATRRLVACPSGTPPGDTRAMADEIAALIAEVPGIEIERYPGAEHVMNLVLRLKGGRPGPRLVFNGHMDTFPLGNRAEWTADPAGEAREGKLYGLGVSDMKGGLAAILFALRCLAPIREQLAGEVVATFAGDEETMGVLGSRLLLDTVPHARGDAMISADAGSPRVLRFGEKGMIWLNLSATGRAAHAAHVHKGESALEKLIDAIVALRALRELPVAAPPEVLAAIEAAGPVSEALSGAGESEVLRKVTITFGTMRGGRLSNLIADHAEASADVRLPVGISVAQVEAEIVRIAALHGVAVEITRRYEPSWTDPDHPVIRLLAQNCRKVLDIEPVVNMRVGASDARHYRAAGVPTVVCGLTPVNMGAADEHVALDELIALGRIYALTAFDYLVERV
- a CDS encoding SDR family NAD(P)-dependent oxidoreductase, which gives rise to MTSDLAGKTVLITGAGSGIGQAHAVHFAGLGCRVVVHDITLAALAATLKRVPRAQPLACDVMEAKRFEEAVHALDAAQGIDVLINNVGIAGDGALDSVSYGFIEDVFQVNVWGTIAAMRGVIGGMKARRAGRIVNTSSNWGVFGHANSSIYAASKAAILGLTKSWALEFAPWGITVNAIAPGGIETALLETSPERLAGIPLARHGRTEEVAGLAAFLASDAAAYMTGTVLHLNGGENLTG
- a CDS encoding monovalent cation:proton antiporter-2 (CPA2) family protein gives rise to the protein MAVDAAHATEAVSHGFDLVPIVVMLGAAVAAVPLFKRLGLGSVLGYLAAGLAIGPFGLGLFTDPQAIIHVAELGVVMFLFVIGLEMQPSRLWSMRGEIFGLGLAQVVACIGLLTCVGLALGYPTAESFVAGTGFVLTSTAIVMQMLEERRAMTLPKGRRIVAILLLEDLAIVPLLALVVFLAPGGEDATLADRLTSIAIGLASIAALVVAGRYLLDPMFRILGKARAREVMTAAALFVVLGAALAMQLGGLSMAMGAFLAGVLLSESSFRHQLEADIEPFRGILLGLFFLGVGMALDLHVIVANWHLIALAVVSYMVLKMLGIYAIARLFRVSNREGIERAVLMAQGGEFAFVLYAAATVVGIIDAEANAILTATIIVSMALTPILIILHDRLMPKAQPSMDGIDEVDSLSASVLLVGFGRFGQIVSQPLLAHSCSISIIESDPDMIREARDFGFKVYYGDGTRLDILHAAGASEAQLIVVAANDPESVVKTVELIKAEFPLVPVLARARDREHAVELVHAGVDWQIRETFESALALGEQALKLMDVEDEERARVIEEIRRNDGARFAEELTGGIYAGRNFIHGNAPYTGKPIPPKGAS
- a CDS encoding DUF924 family protein; translation: MKRVPEVVTFWHAAGEERWFAKDEAFDRECEERFLTLHMAAAARRHDDWMATAEGALALLILTDQLPRNVFRGTGHMYATDPLARFYARAALEAGFMEHVAPELRLFFSLPFAHSEDLADQEISVALSRQLGGDALEHSLGHRDIIARFGRFPHRNPLLGRETTEEEAAFLRAGGFAG
- a CDS encoding TetR/AcrR family transcriptional regulator; this translates as MTKYNSPLRADQTLATRERILASVRVIFEQDPDSALSFDRLAEVSGVNRRTIFRHFPTKEDLLDAFWNSANASLGVRFWPESEADLVDLPPRLFASLDGIEGVVRASHSSAAGRDMRLRANAERQAAFRKSLSALTAGLPPERARQLEASVQLLFSATAWQTMKDYWGLSGKDAGEAAAWAIRALLTAARAETGNTREP